A part of Chitinimonas koreensis genomic DNA contains:
- a CDS encoding FTR1 family iron permease translates to MLGEVLFIVWRESVEALLIVGILHAWLRNHPEAAQGRRYLWAGVGAGLLAAVALGGAILGFAEWFEGEQQDCFQLAMMAAAAALIVQMVFWMRRHGRTLKRELESGMAERARQSNWWGMLALVALAVAREGSETVIFLWGLGSAQQGVDLARFAVSALAGFALALATFWLLQLGGRLFSWRAFFRFSEFMLLLLAGALLIGSVERMISFGWLPGLLDPAWDSRALLDDGGPVGGLVAALTGYRARPALTMVLALAGYWALLPWALRRAERPAAAAVALV, encoded by the coding sequence ATGCTCGGAGAAGTCCTGTTCATCGTCTGGCGCGAGAGCGTCGAGGCCTTGCTGATCGTCGGCATCCTGCATGCCTGGCTGCGCAACCACCCCGAGGCGGCGCAGGGCCGCCGCTACCTGTGGGCCGGCGTCGGCGCCGGCCTGCTGGCGGCCGTCGCGCTCGGCGGCGCCATCCTCGGCTTCGCCGAATGGTTCGAGGGCGAGCAGCAGGATTGTTTCCAGCTCGCCATGATGGCCGCCGCCGCGGCGCTGATCGTGCAGATGGTGTTCTGGATGCGCCGTCACGGCCGCACGCTCAAGCGCGAGCTGGAGAGCGGCATGGCCGAGCGCGCGCGCCAGTCCAACTGGTGGGGCATGCTGGCGCTGGTGGCGCTGGCCGTGGCGCGCGAGGGCAGCGAGACGGTGATCTTCCTGTGGGGCCTGGGCTCGGCCCAGCAGGGCGTCGACCTCGCCCGCTTCGCCGTCTCGGCGCTGGCCGGCTTCGCGCTGGCGCTGGCCACCTTCTGGCTGCTGCAGCTGGGCGGCCGGCTGTTCTCCTGGCGCGCCTTCTTCCGCTTTTCCGAATTCATGCTGTTGCTGCTGGCCGGCGCGCTGCTGATCGGCAGCGTGGAGCGGATGATCTCGTTCGGCTGGCTGCCGGGCCTGCTCGACCCGGCCTGGGACAGCCGCGCGCTGCTCGACGACGGCGGCCCGGTCGGCGGCCTGGTGGCGGCGCTGACCGGCTACCGCGCGCGGCCGGCGCTGACCATGGTGCTGGCGCTGGCCGGCTACTGGGCGCTGCTGCCGTGGGCGCTGCGCCGCGCCGAGCGGCCGGCGGCCGCCGCCGTGGCCCTGGTCTGA
- a CDS encoding cupredoxin domain-containing protein gives MTSRMLPALLAAAILPALAGDEVTLQLVARDGRFYPSTLTAPAGKLIRIEISNAGTTPIEFESNSLRKEKVLAPGAHSVVVIRSPSAGRYTFFDDYHQATGQGVLVVTP, from the coding sequence ATGACCTCACGCATGCTGCCGGCCCTGCTCGCCGCGGCGATCCTGCCGGCGCTGGCCGGCGACGAAGTGACGCTGCAGCTGGTCGCCCGCGACGGCCGCTTCTACCCGTCCACGCTCACGGCGCCGGCCGGCAAGCTGATCCGCATCGAGATCAGCAACGCCGGCACCACGCCGATCGAGTTCGAAAGCAATTCGCTGCGCAAGGAGAAGGTGCTGGCGCCGGGCGCGCACTCGGTGGTGGTGATCCGCTCGCCGTCGGCCGGCCGCTACACCTTCTTCGACGACTACCACCAGGCCACCGGCCAGGGCGTGTTGGTCGTGACCCCGTAA
- a CDS encoding iron transporter, producing the protein MKRIALSLLLAGLAVPSFAAETPVGKPVLAGGMEIAAVYLQPIKMEPAGMMRDADKTDIHLEADIHAVKDNPTGFAEGDWMPYLVVKYELQKNGGAKQAGDLMPMVADDGPHYGDNVKLQGPGKYHLKLTVLPPSANEHAHFGRHVDKETGVGPWFKPIEVNYDFTYAGTGKKGGY; encoded by the coding sequence ATGAAGCGCATCGCCCTCTCCCTGCTGCTGGCCGGCCTGGCCGTCCCCTCGTTCGCCGCCGAGACCCCGGTCGGCAAGCCCGTTCTCGCCGGCGGCATGGAAATCGCCGCGGTCTACCTGCAGCCGATCAAGATGGAACCGGCCGGCATGATGCGCGACGCCGACAAGACCGACATCCACCTCGAAGCCGACATCCACGCCGTGAAGGACAACCCGACCGGCTTCGCCGAGGGCGACTGGATGCCCTACCTGGTGGTGAAGTACGAGCTGCAGAAGAACGGCGGCGCCAAGCAGGCCGGCGACCTGATGCCGATGGTGGCCGACGACGGCCCGCACTACGGCGACAACGTGAAGCTGCAGGGTCCGGGCAAGTACCACCTCAAGCTGACCGTGCTGCCGCCGAGCGCCAACGAGCACGCCCACTTCGGCCGCCACGTCGACAAGGAGACCGGCGTCGGTCCGTGGTTCAAGCCGATCGAGGTGAACTACGACTTCACCTATGCCGGTACCGGCAAAAAGGGCGGCTATTGA